In Chryseobacterium shigense, the following proteins share a genomic window:
- a CDS encoding SDR family oxidoreductase, which translates to MKTQNKSKSKSKVPEEGLFPEIIRKDYQGSRKLLGKKAVISGGDSGIGQAVAVHFAREGADIAIIYKESDDDAEETKKLIENEGRQCILIKGDLTKKAFRTKCADKVKKEWNNLDILVNNAGIHTSKSSLEKISDKQIQETFNTNIISMISFTRDFLPLIGEGGRIICTTSVTAYRGSDHLIDYAATKGAILSFIRSLSTNLAEKKILVNGVAPGPIWTPLVKETFDDLSTFGKDTPLKRAGQPSEVAPAYVFLASRDADYITGEVIHINGGDFVGG; encoded by the coding sequence ATGAAAACACAGAACAAGTCAAAATCTAAATCGAAAGTCCCTGAGGAAGGGCTTTTTCCTGAGATTATCCGTAAAGATTACCAGGGAAGCCGGAAACTTCTTGGAAAAAAAGCTGTTATTTCAGGTGGAGACAGCGGAATAGGACAGGCCGTAGCAGTTCACTTTGCGAGAGAAGGAGCTGACATTGCAATTATTTATAAAGAAAGCGATGATGATGCTGAAGAAACCAAAAAACTGATTGAGAATGAAGGCCGGCAATGTATTCTTATAAAAGGTGATCTTACTAAAAAAGCATTCAGGACAAAATGTGCGGATAAGGTAAAAAAAGAATGGAATAATCTGGATATTCTCGTCAATAATGCCGGAATTCATACCTCAAAAAGCAGTCTTGAAAAAATTTCAGATAAGCAGATTCAGGAAACTTTTAATACCAACATTATTTCCATGATTTCGTTCACAAGAGATTTTTTACCTTTAATAGGGGAAGGAGGCCGGATCATCTGTACCACCTCAGTTACGGCATACAGGGGAAGTGATCATCTGATTGATTATGCAGCCACTAAAGGCGCCATTTTATCTTTCATACGATCACTTTCAACCAATCTTGCCGAAAAGAAAATCCTGGTTAACGGAGTTGCTCCCGGTCCCATATGGACGCCGCTTGTGAAAGAAACCTTTGATGATCTTTCAACATTCGGAAAAGATACTCCTCTGAAACGGGCAGGGCAGCCGTCAGAAGTTGCTCCCGCTTATGTTTTCCTTGCCTCCAGGGATGCAGATTATATCACCGGAGAAGTAATTCACATCAACGGAGGAGACTTTGTAGGAGGATAA
- a CDS encoding VOC family protein yields MAKLNPYLNFDGKAEEAFNFYKSVFGGEFLGEIHKMGNAPGTENLSDEEKNRVMHIALPIGNDLLMASDIVPAFGQTLNVGNNNYVSIFPESKEEADRLFKGLSEGGNIEMPIEDQFWGDYFGSFQDKYGVHWMVNYNEEYTK; encoded by the coding sequence ATGGCAAAATTAAATCCATACCTGAATTTTGACGGAAAAGCAGAAGAAGCTTTCAATTTTTACAAATCAGTTTTCGGAGGAGAATTCCTCGGTGAAATTCACAAAATGGGTAACGCTCCCGGAACCGAAAATTTATCAGATGAAGAGAAAAACAGGGTAATGCATATTGCTTTGCCTATCGGGAATGATCTTCTTATGGCTTCAGATATTGTTCCCGCTTTCGGACAGACCCTCAACGTGGGAAATAATAACTATGTATCCATTTTCCCGGAATCAAAGGAAGAAGCAGACAGGCTTTTCAAAGGTCTTTCTGAAGGCGGAAACATAGAAATGCCCATTGAAGACCAGTTCTGGGGAGATTATTTCGGAAGCTTCCAGGATAAATACGGTGTTCATTGGATGGTGAACTATAACGAAGAATATACAAAATAA
- a CDS encoding alpha/beta fold hydrolase, whose product MEPKEKGYKHVNGIRMYYEIYGSGKPLVLVHGGGSSILFDFKEIISRLESRFQLIGIDLQNHGMTDHRDIPETFEQDAHDVAALLKELHTEKASFWGFSNGGNTVMQIAHLYPEITEKIIVASSFYKRAGMMDGFFESMAEATLDSMPEPLKINFLNLNPDFSKLENMFDKDSKRMQTFEDWDGKVLTSIKAPALFITGDKDVMKPEHAVEMWRLVPGSQLMILPATHGSYMMADFGGNTDKNLIDLTVNEAVKFLNH is encoded by the coding sequence ATGGAACCTAAGGAAAAAGGCTACAAGCATGTCAACGGAATCCGGATGTATTATGAAATCTACGGTTCCGGAAAACCTTTGGTACTGGTTCATGGCGGAGGATCTTCAATCTTATTTGATTTTAAAGAGATCATTTCCAGACTTGAAAGCCGGTTTCAGTTAATAGGAATTGATCTGCAAAATCACGGAATGACAGATCACCGTGATATCCCCGAAACCTTTGAACAGGACGCTCATGACGTAGCTGCCCTCTTAAAAGAACTTCATACTGAAAAAGCTTCATTCTGGGGTTTCAGCAACGGTGGAAACACAGTAATGCAGATCGCTCATCTTTATCCTGAAATAACAGAAAAGATTATCGTTGCATCCTCATTTTATAAAAGAGCAGGAATGATGGACGGTTTCTTTGAAAGTATGGCAGAAGCCACATTAGATTCAATGCCCGAACCTCTTAAAATCAATTTTCTTAACCTGAACCCTGATTTTTCAAAGCTCGAAAACATGTTTGATAAAGACAGTAAAAGGATGCAGACCTTTGAAGACTGGGACGGAAAAGTTTTAACATCAATAAAAGCTCCTGCACTGTTCATAACCGGAGACAAAGATGTAATGAAACCTGAACATGCTGTAGAAATGTGGCGTCTGGTTCCCGGATCCCAGCTAATGATCCTTCCGGCAACCCACGGCTCCTATATGATGGCTGATTTTGGAGGAAATACAGATAAGAATCTGATAGACCTGACAGTGAATGAAGCCGTTAAATTTTTAAACCATTAA
- a CDS encoding DinB family protein — MDTPKSKKIELVIPAYRMHSQSFLNALEGISEEDALKRIDGKTNHIAWMAGNFVNMRYGLGWVLGLREEDPYSDLFFQGKALDENYNYPGLEELKKNFHDISSKVYRKLLEVTDEELDEIFEIGMNIPFVRETKLNFAGMCIGREDYLCGQIGLMRRILDYPGMKYDVDENLKY; from the coding sequence ATGGACACACCAAAATCAAAAAAAATAGAGCTTGTTATTCCGGCTTACAGGATGCATTCCCAAAGTTTTCTCAATGCTTTGGAAGGAATCTCGGAAGAAGACGCTCTGAAAAGAATCGACGGGAAAACCAATCATATTGCCTGGATGGCAGGAAACTTTGTGAATATGCGCTATGGCTTGGGCTGGGTTTTAGGCCTCAGAGAAGAAGATCCTTACAGCGACCTTTTCTTTCAGGGAAAAGCACTGGATGAAAACTACAATTATCCAGGTCTTGAAGAGCTTAAAAAAAACTTTCATGACATTTCTTCAAAAGTTTACCGGAAACTTTTAGAAGTTACTGATGAGGAACTGGATGAAATTTTTGAAATCGGAATGAATATCCCTTTCGTCCGTGAAACCAAACTCAATTTCGCAGGAATGTGCATTGGCCGTGAAGATTATTTATGCGGACAGATCGGCTTGATGAGAAGAATCCTTGACTATCCTGGAATGAAATATGACGTTGATGAAAATCTAAAATATTAA
- a CDS encoding SRPBCC domain-containing protein: MQKLFFEIQIDAPPEKVWDVLWSDITYRQWTTAFTEGSFYLGSFEEGSIIKFFDPNNNGMYSRIEKNIPHKEMKFLHLGEIYDGVEQEQAWGEATEAYILQETETGTILKIEINTPEEFQSFFEEKFPTALGIVKNLSENQL; this comes from the coding sequence ATGCAGAAACTATTTTTTGAAATCCAGATTGATGCACCTCCTGAAAAAGTCTGGGATGTGCTTTGGAGCGATATCACTTACAGGCAATGGACAACGGCATTTACAGAAGGCTCTTTTTATCTGGGTAGTTTTGAAGAAGGAAGTATTATAAAATTCTTTGATCCGAACAATAATGGGATGTACAGCCGTATTGAAAAAAACATACCCCATAAAGAAATGAAATTCCTGCATCTCGGGGAAATCTATGACGGGGTGGAACAAGAGCAGGCTTGGGGTGAAGCAACAGAAGCCTATATTTTACAGGAAACAGAAACCGGAACAATATTGAAAATTGAAATAAATACCCCTGAAGAATTTCAGAGCTTTTTTGAAGAAAAATTCCCGACAGCTTTGGGTATTGTGAAAAACCTTTCGGAAAATCAATTATAA
- a CDS encoding SRPBCC family protein gives MPELNSEYIFEFSKEYIWKGKISKFNPPYEIEFLMTDADADWLGTKVGFTLKGEGNGTEISFYHTGWKSANGHFRQSSFCWALYLRILRKFAEEGLHVPYSERYHF, from the coding sequence ATTCCGGAACTTAATTCAGAGTATATCTTTGAATTTTCTAAAGAATATATCTGGAAAGGTAAAATTTCAAAATTCAACCCTCCTTATGAAATTGAATTTCTCATGACGGATGCAGATGCAGACTGGCTGGGAACAAAAGTTGGCTTTACTTTAAAGGGAGAAGGAAACGGTACTGAGATAAGCTTCTATCACACAGGTTGGAAATCTGCCAACGGGCATTTTAGGCAAAGCTCTTTCTGCTGGGCCTTATATTTAAGGATTTTAAGGAAGTTTGCAGAAGAAGGGCTTCACGTTCCTTATTCAGAAAGATATCATTTTTAA
- a CDS encoding SRPBCC family protein has protein sequence MDPIKIDITILAPVEKVWNYFNEPKHITKWNFAHESWQCPSSENDLRVGGKFKTRMEAKDKSFGFDFEGFYDEVVPNSVIKYHMEDGRKVEVIFDKIDENTTKVTEIFDPETQNSVEMQRDGWYAILNNFHKYVENH, from the coding sequence ATGGATCCGATTAAAATAGATATCACCATTTTAGCTCCGGTAGAAAAAGTCTGGAATTATTTTAATGAACCCAAACATATCACAAAATGGAATTTTGCCCATGAATCCTGGCAGTGCCCCAGCTCAGAAAATGATTTAAGAGTCGGAGGAAAATTCAAAACCAGAATGGAAGCAAAAGATAAAAGTTTCGGTTTCGATTTTGAAGGATTTTATGATGAGGTAGTCCCGAATTCAGTCATTAAATACCATATGGAAGACGGCCGTAAAGTTGAGGTCATTTTTGATAAGATTGACGAAAACACCACGAAGGTTACCGAAATTTTCGACCCTGAAACACAGAATTCCGTGGAAATGCAGCGGGACGGCTGGTATGCTATCCTGAACAACTTTCACAAATATGTTGAAAACCATTAA
- a CDS encoding VOC family protein produces MNNDIFPCLWFDTESKEAAEFYCEVFDGKVTADTPVVMNIDLFGQKLMLLNGGPHFKTNPSISFMVICNTEDEVQKYWDKLTEGGIVLMALDSYSWSKKYGWVQDKYGVTWQLFLGDKPESQRIIPTMMFIHQNNGKAMEAMKFYTKTFPNSSIGNILKYGDGGEGHSIPEPAENIQHAHFTIDGYSFFCMDNSYDHQFDFNEGISIVIMTDDQQQTDHLWDTLTSEGGRESMCGWLKDRYGVSWQIVPKRLIQLMNDPDQAKSRKAVQAMMKMQKIIIKDLEEAYNS; encoded by the coding sequence ATGAATAACGATATTTTTCCCTGTCTATGGTTTGATACAGAATCAAAAGAAGCCGCAGAATTTTATTGCGAAGTCTTTGACGGGAAAGTTACTGCAGATACACCTGTTGTAATGAACATTGACCTGTTCGGGCAGAAACTGATGCTGCTGAACGGAGGTCCCCATTTTAAGACCAATCCCTCTATTTCCTTTATGGTGATCTGTAACACCGAAGATGAGGTACAAAAATACTGGGACAAATTAACAGAAGGCGGAATTGTCCTTATGGCCCTGGATTCTTATTCATGGAGCAAAAAATACGGATGGGTACAGGATAAATACGGAGTTACCTGGCAGCTGTTTTTAGGAGACAAACCCGAATCCCAGAGAATTATTCCTACCATGATGTTCATCCATCAGAATAACGGAAAAGCTATGGAAGCTATGAAATTTTATACCAAAACTTTCCCCAATTCCAGTATTGGAAATATCCTGAAATATGGTGATGGAGGAGAAGGACATTCCATACCCGAACCTGCCGAAAATATACAGCACGCCCATTTTACCATTGATGGATACAGTTTCTTCTGTATGGATAATTCCTACGATCATCAGTTCGATTTCAATGAAGGAATTTCCATAGTCATTATGACAGATGACCAGCAGCAGACCGATCATCTATGGGACACACTTACTTCTGAAGGCGGAAGAGAAAGCATGTGCGGCTGGCTGAAAGACAGATATGGAGTAAGCTGGCAGATTGTTCCGAAAAGACTCATCCAGCTGATGAATGATCCTGATCAGGCAAAAAGCCGGAAAGCAGTACAGGCAATGATGAAAATGCAGAAGATTATTATAAAAGACCTGGAAGAAGCTTATAATTCTTAA
- a CDS encoding DNA-directed RNA polymerase subunit alpha C-terminal domain-containing protein, producing MAKSLVSICAVNHVIKNSNFLSGIIALPARRALEREKIDSLEKLSDYSEEEIMKLHGFGRNAMQKLKDHMKEHRVSFKN from the coding sequence ATGGCAAAATCCTTAGTCTCTATTTGTGCTGTTAATCATGTCATCAAGAACAGCAATTTCCTGTCCGGGATTATTGCATTACCGGCCAGAAGAGCTTTGGAAAGAGAAAAAATTGATTCTCTTGAAAAACTTTCGGACTATTCCGAGGAAGAGATCATGAAGCTTCATGGTTTCGGAAGGAATGCCATGCAGAAACTGAAAGATCATATGAAAGAACACCGGGTTTCTTTCAAAAACTGA